CCCGTGGTCCTGGGCCGCTTTGAGCCCAAGCCCCGGACCTACTAGGAGGGAAGCATGCAGGTCACGCTGAAGGTCCTCCGCTTTGACCCCCAGAAGGACCAGAGGCCCCATTGGGAGACCTACCAGGTGGAGGCCGAGCCCTGGGACCGGGTCCTGGACCTCCTGCACAAGGTCAAGTGGTACCAGGACGGCTCCTTGGCCTTCCGAAGGAGCTGCGGCCACGGCATCTGCGGCTCGGACGCCATGCTCATCAACGGCAAGAACCGCCTGGCCTGCAAGACCCTGGTCCGGGATCTGGGGAACGTGATCACCGTGGAGCCCATCCGGGGCCTCCCGGTGGAGAAGGACCTCATCGTGGACATGGAGCCCTTCTTCGCCGCCTACCGGGCGGTGAAGCCCTACCTCATCAACGACGAGCCCCCGCCCCAGCGGGAAAGGCTCCAGTCCCCCGAGGAAAGGGAGCGGTTTGACCAGGGCACCAAGTGCATCCTCTGCGCGAGCTGCACCACGAGCTGCCCCGTCTTCTGGGTGAACGGCACCTACATCGGCCCTGCCGCCATCGTCCAGGCCCACCGCTTTATCTTTGACTCCCGAGACCGGGGCAAGAGGGAGCGCTTCAAGGCCCTTGGCTCGGGGAGCGGGGTGTGGCGGTGCCGCACCGCCTACAACTGCACCGAGGCCTGCCCCCGGGAGATCCCCGTGACCCAGCTCATAGAGGAGGTCAAGCGGGCGATCCTCATGGACCGCTTCTAGGGCCGGTACCCTGTTGCCTTCCCCCCGGCTCCCTTGGGAACCCTTCGCCGGGGCCCCCATGCTGGCCCAAACCAGCATGGGGTGGCGTAAAAGGGGCGCGCTCCGGGAAGCCCGGGGCGCTTTGCTTTAGGGCGTGAGCCGGTGCCGGTCCCGGGGGAAGGCCCGGGCGTAGCGCACGTTGGGGAGGCCCAAAAGCTTCTGGGTGAGGCGCTCGGCCCCGATGGCGAACCCCCCGTGGGGGGGCATGCCGTACTTGAAGACCTCCAGGTACCCCTGGAAGGCCTCGGGGTCCATGCCCTTGGCCTTCAGGCTTTCCAAAAGCTCCTCGTAGCGGTGGATGCGCTGCCCCCCCGAGGTGATCTCCAGGCCGCGGAAGAGGAGGTCAAAGCTCCTCGTGGTGCCGT
This region of Thermus thermophilus genomic DNA includes:
- a CDS encoding succinate dehydrogenase iron-sulfur subunit → MQVTLKVLRFDPQKDQRPHWETYQVEAEPWDRVLDLLHKVKWYQDGSLAFRRSCGHGICGSDAMLINGKNRLACKTLVRDLGNVITVEPIRGLPVEKDLIVDMEPFFAAYRAVKPYLINDEPPPQRERLQSPEERERFDQGTKCILCASCTTSCPVFWVNGTYIGPAAIVQAHRFIFDSRDRGKRERFKALGSGSGVWRCRTAYNCTEACPREIPVTQLIEEVKRAILMDRF